CATCCCAATTGAGCTTGGTGCCAGGTCACACGGTGCACGCAGTGTTTGAGTTGTCAATATACAACCATACAAAAGGAATGTACTGTGGATGCAAAGGTAGTCTCATGGATGTGTTCTTTCAAGCACATCCATCCTATAGCAGCTAGGAATCCATACTTTGTGCATCATAAGTTTGAGATATAAATGCCATGATTCCATCATTACAAGTCAATATCTGCAATTTGGTAATACAATCAAATATCACTTTTCCCATGAAGAAGTTGCTTTGTATTTTCTTTGCTGTCAAGTTTGTCTGATTTGGACTACGTACACATGTTCTCTTTAAATTTGATAATCATTATTTGGATATAATTTACTATCTTGATATCTTCTTGCTTTCTGAACTGGGGTGAAGTTTGgttatatatatatttatacaCTTTTTTTTAATGGGATTTGGTCATATATTATTTGGTATATTTGCACCTTACCTACAAGTTCTTCATTCTCTAATCTTTCAGCGTTTACCTAAAAGCAGCTACCTACAACTTTGACTTCAAGAATACCTACTCGAAGGAGCGTTGCTTGATTCCTCTTCAGGAGCTACTGAAATCATCTgcttttctagttgatgatagctgTGTCTTTGCTGTGGAGATATTGAAGATTGATGTCTCTTCTCCTGAAAAGAAGGCTGTTGTGGTTCAGAAGAAGGCTACCATAGTTCAGAACCTCTTTGTCCAGAGTAAGGGATTCATCAAAGGGACATACACTTGGACCATGAACAATTTCCTTGAATTGGACTTGAAGCACTTCATCCAGTCTCCTACATTTGAAGTTGGTGGACAGAAATGGTATACATCTGTTACCAGTTAAATGGTTACATAACAAATGATTTATACAAATAGTATGCATGTGTTATCCAACATTTTAGCTTATTTGTATCCTTTAGCTTACCATACCTAGTCAGCGTACTAACTTAATAGTGGACAGAGAATATTTTATGCCAACGGACATTAATGATGGCCAGATTTTTGTGCAAGGCAAGGTCCTGCAGATATCCAACTGGATATTTTAGCTTGTTCTCTAAGCATACAACCAAAGAATTGTACTTCTAGTATATTTACAGATATGCCGCAACACATTCCAATTTCAATAGAGAAGGGGTTTTGTAATCATGTGTACCTAAATTCAGGAACAAATTTGAAACGTTATAGTACTATATAAAATCTATGTTAGCCTATAAAATTTCATGGTCAAGCCTTATGCTGTTTATGagtttttttttcagaaatttCATTCACATTTATATATTTGGTACCACCGGTTCTTGTATGTGTCACATACCATCAATTATTTTCTCTGATTGTTTCTGGGTAACATTGTATTATCTTGTACTGTAGTCAGGGTTTGCTTAGTTTTTTTGTACAATTGCAATGCCACGAAGTTGTGTCCAAAGTTGATGGTTGGCTACACCCAAGCTCAGCCACAACTTTCCGATTTCAATACTAACTTCAAATACATTTTCCGGGGTACCCAATTATACTTGAAGTGTTCACTTCCCATTTTTGTCAACAGGTACATCGGCATGTATCCGCGTGGTGACAAGTACAGCACGGATTGCCTCAGCTTGTACTTATACCCGGATGTCTCGGATGAGCTCCAACTCGAGTCCAAGAAGGTGGCTGTAATGACTCTGTCCATCCTGGACCAAAAGAATGGGAAACACTTCACTAGAACTTCAGGTTCAACTTTCCTTAGCAAGTATCAGTGCTACTGATGTGTGATTCAAGCAGCTAGTGTCTGTAACCTGATGATGATTGCAGTTGATCTTACTTTTGTGGTGATCGCAGGTCTCTGGGTATGTGGACAAGGATGGGGATGGCCTAACTTCCTTGGACTCAAGAAACTCAAGGACCCGTCGGGAGGCTATGTTGTAGGATCGAGCTGCGTTGTGAAGGCAGATCTCACTATCGTTGGTTCATCCAATGATGGCTAGATCTTTACCTCATGGCCTGATGGAGAGATAACGCCCTTTCATCCTACTAAGTAGACTTATATATGAGATAATGATGTGGTAGCACTACTAAAAACTTGTGGGATGATTAGTAGTAATGAGCCGGATTTGAGAAGTGAGATGATTCACGCATATATTTCTAGGTATATGGATGATGCAACAATGTTAAGTCAGCTTGTCTCGCTAAACGGATGGTGTATTCAGCCGAACCATGTTATCACTCACTATATGTATCATGTTCCCAGTTGATGAATCAGGGTTCTTTGCTTTGTCATCTACTATCAATTCGTTTACATCCCATGGACCATGTTTTAGTTTTCTTTACGTGATGTTTTAGTTAACTCTTAGGGCATACCTAACAAACCTTTTTTGAGCCCGACCCCAGGGGGGATAGATCCTAGCGCCGCCAGCCCGCTACCCCAAAGCGAAAGATCCTGCCACCGCGGTAGCGGTGGCGCCCGGTGCCAAGGCGctgaggcaggaggaggcggcggcaaccACTCGAGGCGGCTGGGGCACCTCGGGCTGGGGGCTTCGCACCATGGCCAGGGCGGCTCCCTGACCGTGCGGCGGCAACCGACGACTCCATGGCTGCTGGCGATGGTCGGCATGGCGGCGACCACGGATCTTGATCCCACCCAGATCCATCGTTGATTCTTCACTTGGATGGTCGGCGGCGCGATGAGAGCTCTAGTGAGGGGATGGTTGGCGGCATACGTCTTCATGGCGAAGCTCCGCGCGGTTTCAGCCAGCCACGAGATCGAGACGACACGGCTTTTGGTGAAAACCACGCCTGACTGCGGTCTTGGTGGACGATGGCAACGTCTCTGACATTCTTTCCTTCTCGAGGCATCGTTGTTGCAGGCCACGTCAACTCGATCGGGATGTTCTAGGGGAAACCTTAGATCTGGGTCTATCGGATCGGACGATGACGGCGCCTTCAGTGCCGTTCTctctcctgggggcatcgttttggagcaagtgttgCCTAGAGGgggcaagaggaggagcggtgttacatctaccgcAAGGACGACGATGGGTCTCGACGGCATGGCGCTGTGATGTTTCGGCGAGGGGCGCGTGTGGATGGATACGTACAGGACGGTGGCGTTTTCTGGCGCCGTGGTGGTGTCGACAGCAGGCCTGACAAAGGTCAACGCGTCAGTACCTGCTCTAGAGATGGATCGGTGGAAAACGGCGGCGGTGGCTTCTGAGAGTGCGTCGGATCGGTGTGTGACTCAGTCCCGACGTTGTGGCTTGGCtggggcatccggctttagatgttaggctttggtgcgatgtgTGTTTGGTATTCGtctcggacattcggcaccccttcatcatggggataggagtagcgacaggtgttgctaagatggtggctttaggcttactgatgtattactttgtaaggtctttgcgAATACTTAataaatggctgcatgcatcgcccagatgcagagaccgaggtatatccttcttttctaaaaaaataaaaaaaatctagcaAACCTTTTGAGTTAAACCTCAACTAACCGAACCCTCAAACATATAAGTAACTTCTAATTTTCTTTAGGAGTTGAGCCTAAAAAATAATTGTTTTTTCTCAAATTTGAGCAGCCCACACATTTTTTTCTCTAAATCCTCTCATTCTCCCCTGACGCCCAACAACACGCAACACCTCCCCGGCGACCCATCTACCTCTCCGGCGATGCATACAACCTCCCAAGGGACCGTCGTGACCATGCATGTGCACCCTCGCTGAAATTCGGTGAGATTCCGCGGAGAATCCTATGGGATCGCCTCCCATCAAGGACGGAGGTGATAAAGCGGAATGGACCTAGGTATGGTCGTTGCTCCCTTTGTATTGTTTGAGAAACGGGACACCACATCTTCTCATACCTAGTGGCGCTGTTCCTATGGTGCTATGTCCATGAGGCTCTGGGGGCCTACCAGGAGGTCTGGACTTGTTTTCCGACTGCTCCAAACCCGGGCCAACCAAACTGAAAGGAGAAGATGCCTGTTCTAATTTGTGTTTGTGGCGTTGGCATGGATTCTATGGACAATGCGTAACAAGTTGGTTATTACGGTTTTTCTTTCCAGCGGGCCCATGACTCAGTATTAAAATTATTGGTCTTTTTGTAACATTGACACCCGCTATCTAGACAAAAGGGTCGTGATCCGCTTGGCAGCATAATGGAGGCGATGACTATGACCGTGCAGTGCCTCGCCTCGCCTCAGGGTTCCTGAGATGCCAGTCACTTGGTGGCCTTTTTTAttctttgttttattttctttggaTGTGTTTGTGTTGATGCTCCATCAAATATTACTATTTtctttgctgcatttggacttgtTTGTATTGACTATGCGTTTGCTTTTATTTATAAAGTTGTGTGAAAGTATCAAGTATGTTTTAAGAGAAAATTATTCTaatgtggccgtattttttgtgAACCCTCGTATCCAGCCCATACGTTACCAATGTGTTCGAGCAGTCGGTCACTTTGGATTTAGCACATCCGGATcacgtttttatttatttttatcttcATCTTCAGTAATCATACCGGACGTATACATATATAGAGGTTCAAGCGTACGGGACAGCGTCCGAATCGCCAAATTAGCGCAGCAAGGTGAAATTCAGTCTTACTATCAGAGTAATCAGACTGACCGGAGGATAGCAGACTTCTTCAATACTCGCACTGGCATGTggaccggggcccacatgtcagtggccccACTTCAGGGGGCAGTACGTCAGACGATCCCGCTCCGACGGCAAGACCCACCTTCCTCTGTCCGTGTCTCAGTAGCAGCCTCTGACCCCAACGGACTCTCAGCCGCCTCCTGCTCTGCACACCGAgaaaatggcggcggcggcggcggcggtgcgctgtGCTGAGCAGCTGGTTGAGAGGGAGATGAGCGGGCGCGACGCCTCCCACGACGCCGCCCACGCGCTCCGCGTCCGGGACCTCGCGCTCTCCCTCGCCGCCGAGCAGGGCGTCTCCTCCCCCGACCGCCTCCTCATCGTAACAACCCCTCGCCTCATCTTCTGTCCTCCGCCAGTTCTTCCACTTGATGTGTGGAACTTTGTTTATCGATATTGTTGGTTTAATCCGTGAGGGGTGGTTGCTCCAGGTGGAACTGGCTGCTCTCCT
This DNA window, taken from Triticum aestivum cultivar Chinese Spring chromosome 1D, IWGSC CS RefSeq v2.1, whole genome shotgun sequence, encodes the following:
- the LOC123181126 gene encoding uncharacterized protein; translated protein: MGNCRSSSHALLGKPQVVPDSEWGIQDFGKTHVPGFEWRIQDFSSLLKTGAKSTTSGAFHCSGYNWFLQVIPMHKEAGAGTPYVALRLVPSQLSLVPGHTVHAVFELSIYNHTKGMYCGCKATYNFDFKNTYSKERCLIPLQELLKSSAFLVDDSCVFAVEILKIDVSSPEKKAVVVQKKATIVQNLFVQSKGFIKGTYTWTMNNFLELDLKHFIQSPTFEVGGQKWYIGMYPRGDKYSTDCLSLYLYPDVSDELQLESKKVAVMTLSILDQKNGKHFTRTSGLWVCGQGWGWPNFLGLKKLKDPSGGYVVGSSCVVKADLTIVGSSNDG